The following are encoded in a window of Arthrobacter sp. OAP107 genomic DNA:
- a CDS encoding cold-shock protein, which produces MALGTVKWFNAEKGYGFITVDDSGDDVFVHWSAIQTDGFRALDEGQRVELEVGEGEKGPQAEMVRPV; this is translated from the coding sequence ATGGCATTGGGAACCGTGAAGTGGTTCAACGCGGAAAAGGGCTACGGCTTCATCACTGTTGACGATTCGGGCGACGACGTCTTTGTGCACTGGTCGGCCATCCAGACCGACGGGTTCCGGGCGCTGGACGAAGGCCAGCGGGTGGAGCTGGAAGTGGGCGAAGGCGAAAAAGGGCCGCAGGCAGAAATGGTCCGGCCCGTCTAG
- a CDS encoding LytR C-terminal domain-containing protein, which translates to MTNFARDEFDRVPEVSSRQGVHRAVSAPSRPKLWPILSVGIGALAVGLVAFFLLPQLGFQPAIAPPAAAAAGTSTALASPTATPSASATPSASASAPASASASESASPSALEPATSETVAPAAAVDKSQPVAIFNGTLTSGLAGRVGATVQSDGWVLGEVSNWQGAPQQQSVIFYSDAAHRANAEALSALLNIPTLVESADFQSPVAVVLGPGYQ; encoded by the coding sequence ATGACTAATTTTGCTCGGGACGAATTCGACAGGGTGCCTGAGGTCTCCTCCCGGCAGGGCGTTCACCGCGCTGTCTCCGCGCCGTCGCGTCCCAAGTTGTGGCCGATCCTTTCCGTGGGAATCGGGGCGCTCGCCGTCGGCCTGGTTGCCTTCTTTCTGCTGCCGCAGCTGGGATTCCAGCCTGCCATCGCGCCGCCGGCCGCCGCGGCGGCTGGGACCTCCACGGCGCTGGCCAGCCCCACAGCGACGCCCTCGGCAAGTGCGACACCGAGCGCCAGCGCCAGCGCCCCGGCCTCGGCGTCCGCTTCCGAATCGGCTTCGCCTTCCGCCCTGGAACCCGCCACCTCGGAAACCGTTGCCCCGGCAGCAGCGGTGGACAAGTCGCAGCCGGTAGCTATCTTCAACGGCACGTTGACCTCCGGACTGGCCGGCCGCGTTGGTGCCACGGTCCAGTCCGACGGCTGGGTGCTCGGTGAAGTGTCCAACTGGCAGGGCGCTCCCCAGCAGCAGTCCGTGATCTTCTACTCGGACGCTGCCCACCGGGCCAACGCCGAGGCCCTCAGCGCACTCCTGAACATCCCCACGCTGGTGGAGAGCGCGGACTTCCAATCGCCCGTTGCGGTGGTGCTGGGCCCCGGCTACCAGTAG
- a CDS encoding DUF3263 domain-containing protein has product MEQVLRSGSLLDDFKLRDSPLTEREQQILALERQWWKYAGAKEQAIRELFDLSATHYYQILNALIDTEHALAHDPMLVKRLRRLRTSRQRARTARRLGSDA; this is encoded by the coding sequence CTGGAGCAGGTGCTGCGGAGCGGCTCGCTGCTGGACGACTTCAAGCTGCGTGATTCGCCGCTGACCGAGCGGGAGCAGCAGATTCTCGCCCTGGAACGGCAGTGGTGGAAATACGCCGGCGCCAAGGAACAGGCCATCCGCGAGCTCTTTGACCTGTCCGCGACGCACTACTACCAGATCCTGAATGCCCTGATCGATACAGAGCACGCGCTGGCCCATGACCCCATGCTTGTGAAGAGATTGCGTAGACTACGTACGTCACGTCAGCGGGCCCGCACTGCACGCCGCCTTGGATCTGACGCGTAA
- a CDS encoding uracil-DNA glycosylase produces MDTVTEPEPLFDLEPATAAGPDFAELARLPLRELMAPDWADALAGVEAELRSVLSFVAGEEAAGRRVLPPASNVLRAFRQPLNGVRVLIVGQDPYPTPGHAVGLAFSVDAGTRPIPRSLANIYRELESDLGLPPRIHGDLGAWADQGVLLLNRVLSVREGGAGSHRGKGWETITTAAVAAVAGRRTADGKAAPLVAVLWGKDAESVRPLLGSTPVLASAHPSPLSASRGFFGSRPFSRANTLLEQQGADPVDWELPAVPARQLPPRSLG; encoded by the coding sequence ATGGACACCGTGACAGAACCTGAACCGCTCTTCGACCTCGAACCTGCGACGGCGGCCGGCCCGGACTTTGCAGAGCTGGCCAGGCTGCCCCTCCGCGAGCTGATGGCACCGGACTGGGCGGATGCCCTGGCCGGGGTGGAGGCGGAACTGCGGTCCGTGCTGTCTTTCGTCGCCGGCGAGGAGGCGGCCGGACGGCGGGTGCTGCCGCCGGCGTCGAACGTCCTCAGGGCTTTCCGGCAGCCGCTGAACGGGGTACGGGTCCTGATTGTGGGCCAGGATCCCTATCCCACCCCCGGGCATGCCGTGGGCCTCGCGTTTTCCGTGGACGCCGGCACGCGCCCTATCCCGCGGAGCCTGGCCAACATCTACAGGGAGCTTGAGTCGGACCTGGGCCTGCCGCCCCGGATCCACGGCGACCTCGGCGCCTGGGCGGACCAGGGCGTCCTGCTCCTCAACAGGGTGCTGAGCGTGCGGGAAGGCGGTGCCGGGTCCCACCGCGGCAAGGGCTGGGAAACGATCACGACGGCGGCAGTTGCCGCCGTCGCCGGCCGCCGGACAGCTGACGGAAAGGCAGCGCCGCTCGTCGCCGTGCTCTGGGGCAAGGATGCCGAGAGCGTCCGCCCGCTGCTGGGCAGTACCCCCGTGCTGGCCAGCGCCCATCCCAGCCCGTTGTCCGCATCGCGGGGGTTCTTCGGCTCCCGGCCGTTCAGCCGCGCCAACACCCTGCTGGAACAGCAGGGTGCAGACCCGGTGGACTGGGAGCTTCCGGCGGTCCCGGCCCGCCAGCTCCCGCCAAGGAGCTTAGGCTAG
- a CDS encoding siderophore-interacting protein yields the protein MTSLPADTTATKKSRPQVTLTVLRREQLSAHMVRIVAGGPGFADYVNNDFVDRYVKIVFPQPGVDYPQPLDLWAIRESMPREQWPHTRTYTVRWVDTAAGELAIDFVVHGDEGLAGPWAATAKPGDSLIFTGPGGGYNPDPDADWYLLAADEAALPAVAAVIESLPAHARGLAFLEVGSEADVQEIAAPAGLGLVWLKRGDIPAGESSQLVEAVRNAAWPDGRVNVFAHGERGYMKGLREVLFRERGLDRSQVSLSGYWAKGRVEDVFQAEKKLPIGKI from the coding sequence ATGACTTCGCTTCCGGCAGACACCACCGCCACCAAGAAATCCCGCCCGCAGGTCACCCTGACTGTTCTCCGGCGGGAACAGCTTTCCGCCCACATGGTCCGGATCGTTGCCGGCGGCCCGGGGTTCGCCGATTACGTCAACAACGACTTCGTGGACCGTTACGTCAAGATCGTCTTTCCGCAGCCCGGGGTGGACTACCCCCAGCCCCTGGACCTGTGGGCCATCCGGGAATCGATGCCGCGGGAGCAGTGGCCGCACACCCGCACCTACACGGTCCGCTGGGTGGATACCGCTGCCGGCGAACTTGCCATTGACTTTGTGGTCCACGGAGACGAAGGCCTGGCCGGTCCCTGGGCGGCCACGGCCAAACCGGGCGACAGCCTCATCTTCACGGGCCCGGGCGGCGGCTACAACCCCGATCCGGACGCGGACTGGTACCTGCTGGCCGCCGACGAGGCTGCCTTGCCGGCAGTGGCAGCCGTCATCGAGTCGCTCCCCGCGCACGCCCGCGGCCTGGCCTTCCTCGAAGTGGGTTCGGAGGCGGACGTCCAGGAGATTGCTGCCCCGGCCGGACTCGGGCTGGTCTGGCTGAAGCGCGGCGACATTCCCGCCGGCGAGAGCAGCCAACTGGTTGAGGCGGTGCGCAACGCCGCCTGGCCCGACGGCCGCGTAAACGTCTTTGCGCACGGCGAGCGCGGCTACATGAAGGGCCTGCGGGAGGTGCTGTTCCGCGAACGCGGCCTGGACCGCAGCCAGGTTTCACTGTCCGGCTACTGGGCCAAAGGCCGCGTCGAGGATGTGTTCCAGGCCGAGAAGAAGCTCCCGATCGGAAAGATCTAG